Proteins encoded in a region of the Thunnus maccoyii chromosome 4, fThuMac1.1, whole genome shotgun sequence genome:
- the gabrd gene encoding gamma-aminobutyric acid receptor subunit delta isoform X3 yields MLMCLWNKQTQGPPVNVAMAIEVASIDHISEANMEYTMTVFLRQSWHDDRLSYNHTNKTLGLDSRFVDKLWLPDTFIVNAKSAWFHDVTVENKLIRLQPNGVILYSSRITSTVACDMDLTKYPMDEQECMLDLESYGYSSEDIVYHWSESQRHIHGLDKLELSQFTITDYRFVTEMMNFKSAGRFPRLSLRFQLRRNRGVYIIQSYMPSILLVAMSWVSFWISQSAVPARVSLGITTVLTMTTLMVSARSSLPRASAIKALDVYFWICYVFVFAALIEYAFAHYNADYRLKEKAKVKASKLSSESIVKNGKQAMVLFSLSVTGMNQGVMISNRHGRVQRSSSEIPGEGGSEDTESRRRRSRQADESEEEKKCCSKCVCKPIDADTIDIYARAVFPFTFAVVNVIYWVAYTM; encoded by the exons TTCTGCGGCAGAGCTGGCACGATGACCGCCTTTCCTACAATCACACCAACAAGACTCTGGGATTGGACAGTCGCTTTGTGGACAAGCTGTGGCTGCCCGACACCTTCATCGTTAATGCCAAATCTGCTTGGTTCCACGATGTCACCGTGGAGAACAAGCTGATCCGCCTGCAGCCCAACGGAGTCATTCTATACAGCAGCAG AATCACTTCGACTGTGGCATGTGACATGGACCTGACCAAGTATCCCATGGATGAACAGGAGTGTATGCTGGACCTGGAAAGCT atGGTTACTCCTCAGAGGATATTGTGTATCACTGGTCGGAGAGTCAGAGACACATCCACGGACTAGACAAACTGGAACTCTCCCAGTTCACCATCACAGACTATCGGTTTGTCACCGAAATGATGAATTTCAAATCTG CGGGAAGATTTCCTAGACTCAGCCTTCGCTTCCAGCTGAGACGTAACCGAGGTGTCTACATCATCCAGTCATACATGCCTTCCATATTACTGGTCGCCATGTCCTGGGTGTCCTTTTGGATCAGCCAATCTGCGGTCCCTGCTCGTGTATCCTTAG GTATCACAACTGTTCTCACCATGACCACGCTGATGGTGAGTGCCCGCTCCTCCCTGCCACGAGCGTCAGCAATCAAGGCGTTAGACGTCTACTTTTGGAtctgttatgtgtttgtgttcgcGGCACTCATTGAGTACGCCTTTGCTCATTACAACGCTGACTACCGACTCAAAGAGAAGGCCAAGGTGAAGGCCAGCAAGCTCAGCTCTGAG TCCATTGTGAAGAACGGCAAACAGGCTATggttctgttttctctgtcgGTCACCGGAATGAACCAGGGAGTGATGATTTCCAACCGCCATGGCCGAGTCCAGCGCTCTAGCAGCGAAATCCCCGGAGAGGGCGGCTCTGAGGACACTGAGTCGAGGAGGAGAAGGTCCAGGCAGGCGGATGAGAGCGAGGAGGAGAAGAAGTGCTGTTCCAAGTGTGTCTGCAAGCCAATCGATGCTGACACCATTGACATCTACGCCAGAGCTGTGTTCCCTTTCACTTTCGCTGTGGTGAATGTGATCTACTGGGTAGCGTATACCATGTGA